In one window of Spartinivicinus marinus DNA:
- a CDS encoding transposase, with translation MTKARQEKVSLADTPYYHCVMRCVRRAFLCGEDRVTGLSYEHRKSWIVDRIAVLSEVFAIDVCAYAVMSNHFHVVVRVDADSALQWSDKTVAKRWCSLFKGNLLVSRWLSTKTKPLHEAELKVVKEIVAEWRERLMNISWFIPLGHKCVA, from the coding sequence ATGACCAAAGCCCGACAAGAAAAAGTCAGCCTAGCTGACACCCCTTACTACCACTGTGTTATGCGGTGTGTCCGGCGTGCGTTCTTGTGTGGGGAGGATCGGGTGACGGGCCTCAGTTATGAGCATAGGAAGTCATGGATAGTTGACCGGATAGCAGTATTATCGGAGGTATTCGCAATTGATGTTTGTGCTTATGCAGTGATGAGCAATCATTTTCATGTGGTGGTGCGAGTCGATGCTGATAGTGCACTGCAGTGGTCGGATAAAACGGTGGCGAAGCGTTGGTGTAGTTTATTTAAAGGTAATTTGTTAGTTAGTCGCTGGTTATCCACCAAGACAAAACCTTTGCACGAGGCGGAACTAAAAGTTGTTAAGGAGATTGTAGCTGAATGGCGTGAGCGATTAATGAATATTAGCTGGTTTATACCCCTAGGGCACAAGTGCGTTGCTTAA